TCTCAGAACCGCTTCATATAAagggaaattaaataaaaggcaCCTAGAAATGGGCAGTTGCATTTTTGGTCAgctttagttgctatgggttattagatcTAGAGTTTACTTTACAATTCTTATTTATTTACTCTCATATTTAAACCAAAGTATTGTAATTTATTTAGAAGGGAAAGGTATGAATGCATACAGTGCTGGTTTCATTTATGTCTGAAATCTTTACAGCATTGCCATTATCCAAGGATTTTAGCAGGACATTTCTCAGCTGATGCTTAGCACTAcaagctccacctagtggcaggaTACAGTAACTATTCAGAATTTATATTTTCAAGTTAGGttaaaaatatatcaactaaaacGATAATCTTAAAAAAGAGCAACGGAAACCACTGGATTTCCTTTCCTAACAACTTTCTGTGTCTGTTATTTTGCAGAGTCTGGTCAAGTTGTACGATCAAGAGAAAGTGGAATGTTCCTCCTGTGTCCCTGTAAAGATGAGCCCACTGTCCATGTTACTGTATGAAGACGGAGAAGTTGTACTGAAGCATCACGAGGATATGATTGTGGATGAGTGTGGATGTAACTGAATTAATTGAGATATACGTGCATGGGcgtttctttatatatatatatgccataaaCTGTTTTGTGGCATGTCGCATTCCTTGTATATAGTGTAGAtattataaaaaagttttttttatataatgtgcaagaaaaaaatatttattctattGAGTTATATATTGTCTGAGCACTCTACAATAAAATATTGAATTCAGTTTATTACTCTCTGTCATTTTTTTGCTATGTAATTGGTATTTAGCTTCTCTGTTGATCAAAGTTTTTGATTTGCAAAgctgtaactaggggtaggcagcagaggggGATCAAGTGTGGGGGTAACATACAATTCGGAGAGAGTAACCAGCGGGGGGAAAGCCACACTCTTgggatatataatataattataatagaaATGTAAGACAGAGGTTTTAGGGTTCAACTTTTGctcaaattgccatttttttaaccacaatgcagcaCTTTTGCCTGAATTCCATAGTAACAAGTGGGGGGCAGATACTTTCCCTACTTTGGCCACAGCTGTTAAACAAGCAAAGTGAGGTTATGTGACCCTGGGCTGTTTGGAGGAAGGGATGGTGCAGTTGAACTACAACGTAGATGCTAAAGGACAACAGTGGCTATGAGTTAGATGTTAAGTCAACATATATGAGATACACATTTAGTACAATGAGAAAAAAGTAGTGATCTAGCACAAGATTACAGGTACCATTAACCTTTAGAAGATGGGACTTGTAGGGGTTTAATGTAACCAGTAGAAACGTACCCTTTAGTGGTATCCTCCAGTAGAAACCTGTCAGGGTTTACAACTAGCCTGATTAATTTTCTAGCCAAGTGTCCCTTCACTTTAGTATTGCCTGGGAGAGCTACCCCAAGTCTTTCAATCCTCAGTGGAGCCAAGTGCTGCTCTTACACCCCAGTGGGTACTATGACAGGAGCTGTAACTGTCACTAACTAAACCTCATTAACAGGGTCTCTGCTCCTCAGCTTCTCAAAGGGGTTGGTTCCTTTATTAGGGCGCAATCTTCTTACTGGCACCTTAGGCTCCAGGTTCTCCAGCAGCGTTCACCCCTGATAAAAGATGGAGTCCAAAGGGGAAGAGCCCCAAGCTCCCtattaatatataaacaaaaagcaaTTCCCTCCCAGGGGTATAGGTAACCCAACCAGGACCAGGGGTCCAGTTTGCTAGGGGCAATGTTATGCTAGGTAgcaatattataaatgtatagaaaTATTGGAGTAAAAGTCTACTTTCTTTAGTTCCAGGGGCATAAAATAAGCAAATATGGGGCTAACTCGTTTTCAGGCTGTACATCCCGGCACTTTTTTAGGCAACCATTTTAGGAGAAGACAGCCTGGCAAATGATTCAACTAAAcaccagattattattattttagacaCATATAAATTTGTTATTTTACAGGATTTCCTTGATGAGGCGATTAGCATAACAGTAGGGACATTAGCTGGAGATGCTTTGGCCATTTGATGGGAGGTCATGTAGATCAAAAGGTCGTAGGTGTGAAGAGCAATGGCAGCTCACTCCTATATAAAGTCAGGGGAATGCTCTGTTTGTTCAGTCTGGGAGTGAGCCTCTGAGAGTGTTACATCTCCCTGAAAGAGAGATCAGCAGTGCAAGCATGGCATTTCTGACAGCAGTCCTGTACTTAGGTTTCGCATGCATATCACAAGGATTGCCCACCTGGCCAGATAGAGTAGAGAGCAGGAATCCTCTCTTCGGATCCAGAGTGGCGTTAAACCTCCCAAGCCTACTGGATGGAAACAGACATCATAGAGATATGAGATATCCTTTATATATGATGCAGCTGTACCAGAATCTTGTCACGGGAAATGATACAGGTCTTGCCAATCGGCCAAACACTGCCACGAAGGAATATGATACCGTTCTGAGTCTCTTTGCAAAAAGTGAGTAAATTATCTGTATAGTTTAGCCTCAAATTCTGTGAAAATTAGGACCAATTAGGATGTGTTGCATAATagtagacagatagatgatactGTTGCCATTTATATTACTTTGTTGCACCTTAAATTGTTGGATAAATGGAAAGTATACTCTATGAACCTTCTAATGAAACTATCCAGCAGCCAAAGCAGAAATGTTAAAATTACTTTTGTCATGGCATCTCCAACATAGATTTAAAGAGCAAGAGCAAGACAATATTTGAAGGTCCCTTTTAGTAGAAGCTGTCTTGAATCTTATTATCCTGCAGTTTATTTCATATACCACTGCTTGCCTGAATGCTGGCCTCTTGATTCTTCTcctctgataaagacaaatgactGCTTACCAGACCGTTCCCAGTTGACAGGGCTCATTAATCTTCTTATTTTACCCCTAAGGTTTGTGTATTGGGCTTCAGCTTTCTGTTAAAATAGCACCCACCAACCTCAAGTCAATACACATAGTCAGTGTTTTGACATTTGGCCAAGCGTTTTTGTTTAGTCTATCCGTATCTAAACAGCACTTCAATCCACATTGTTGAGAGGTAACAGAGGGCTCATGTTGTCTTTGTGCTTGTGTCTACCACAGAGTGCACCGAAAGTGAGAACCGTTGGACACTGTCTTTTGACATGTCGGCTGTCTCCCGGAGTAATGAACTGAAGTTGGCAGAACTAAGAATTCTACTTCCTCACACTGAACCATCACACAATATTACCATGGATATGTACCACAGTAGGGATGGTGAAGACAATCTCTACCTGGGATCATTTAATGCAAACCCTCCTTCTACCAAAGGCTCACCATGGAAAGTTTTTAACGTAACCAAGATCCTACAGCCTTATTTCAAGGAAAGAAGGGATATTGATAGTGAACACCTAAAAGCAAAGGAAAGGGCAGAGAGAGGCTCAGGTATGAGCAATGCAGAGTTCATAGATGCCCCAGGTCCTTCCCAACAATACAATCCTCATCAAACATCTGTCCCTACATACCTCAATACCAAGGGAGTCATGCTAGTGTTGTTTACTAAAGTCAAGTCCTCTGCCAACCATATTGGCTTTCCCAGCCTCATCAAGACAGCAGAGTCATCCAAATACGTTGACATAGAGAAAGCTAGTAGAGTGCCTGGTATTAGGAGACACAGAAGGAACAGGAATGAAAACCATCACTTATCAATAGGAAGCATCCCTTCCAGGCATGTCGAAAATGGGAAACCTCTTTGTAGGAGAGTGGACATGATTGTGGACTTTGAGGACATTGGATGGAGCAGCTGGATTGTCTACCCAAAAAAGTACAATGCTTATAGATGCGAGGGAGCTTGTCCAATTCCACTAAATGAGACCTTCAAACCAACAAACCATGCCTATATGAAAGTAAGTAATCCAGTTTATCTTCTTGAATTGAATAAAGTATCCCTGAAAAATCTGCTAAATAGAAATTTTAGGTTCAAACcaccctttttttatttcatgggCTGACATATAAGACATTTTTAGAAAACATATGTATTGCCTGTGGTCCTCTATCTGTATTTGATTTACAGCTCCCAACCATATCCCTGATAGATAGAATTAGTTCACACTACAGGTTTTACTTGCCCATTTCAGAGGATTAGTGGGCACCATTTGGGCTTCTGTTAATGAGACAATGACATTTTATGTGAAGTTTCTACAAACCCTGAACTAGAATTGTTTCTTTCTATATCCACATAGTCCATTTATCGACAGCAACTTATGATTTTCTCTTTGATTTTGCTCTGCAGAGTGTGGTCAAGTTGTACCAACCCGAACGAGTGGAGTGTCCATTGTGCGTCCCGGTGAAGATGAGCCCACTCTCCATGTTGTATTATGAGGGAGATGAGGTTGTTTTGAGGCACCACCAAGAGATGATTGTAGAGGAATGTGGGTGCAGTTAATGATTTTACTGGCCTACAAAACAATAGCTGCCATTTATATCTAATAATCCcttctgcaaaaaaatgtgtgtaaatgtgtatgtAGATATGTAAATAATTGAGATGTATATTTGGTATTTATTCATGGTAGGGATaagcaaattaaatatttgtGTCAAATTAAAGTATGTGTATTGAAACATTTGTATTatgtttgctgttttgataagTTATGCCTTGGCTTTGTTGCaataaactataaaacatattttctgattCCTGAAtttgactttacacttcaatataaagGGATATATCAACCTGGGAGTCTCTGGTTGGTGGGAACAAATAATTCCCTGTTAACAAATACATAGCAGCGCCACATAAACATATAAAAGTATGTTCTTATCTTCAGTTTAGCATGGGCTATAGAGGTTCTGTATTGGTGGTGGTGGGCAACATGCAAGAATTCAGGGGTCTCACTTGTGGCTCCTCGGGATTATAGCACAACACAAAACCTTCTAATAAAAGAAAGCTGCTCTTCACTTGGCACCTCATTCCAACTTCTCCATTACCTTTAAACAACAGGCTCCTGCATTTCTTACTCCTGTGCTCCAGCAAAACAAATGTTAGGAGGTGCTGAATGAAGCATCTTACAAAAGGGGAAGAGAGAAtgcaaataaagactttgcaaatctATTAAAATTGTATAGGATGTTTGGAGTAAGTCTTGGAGAAATATGGCCCTATCTGTGTTCACATGAGCATTTTGCTGGACTCCATAAAACCAgcttttatgcttgacaaagagtggagtgaaACGTTGCATCATGCTGCTGTCCTAGAAACAATAAAGATGGTTTTACTGAAAcgggagtgctgtctattggaagaaAATCTCCATAAAACCAGGGCAGTCAGCAGAAAAAGACTTCCTAGTAGGTCCCAACATTTGGGACACATAGAGGCAAATAATTCTCTATTCCTAATGGGAAGTCCATATAACTGATTCCTGTGAATCCAAGCTGAGCcagagggacttgccccagttccaaaAGGCAGCCACaatatactaaaaatatatatccaagatatatgtcccaaggctcataTAGAGGCCACATGCTACAGGCTGTACACCCCATACATACACCTACATAAAGGCACAAATACCCTACTTCTCCTGTGCAAATGAAACTGTCTTGTAGACAGTTAAGCCTCAAATGTAGCAATAAGCGATTAGCCTGAATGTATGAAAGATGAGACTCAAGGCAAGAAACTTATGGTTTCCACCTGGCGATATTCCTACTTTAATAAGCTACACATGGAGGAAAATACTTACATTTGGATGTATACAACAAAGTTCCCAAGACCACACTTTATTCAAAAGGGCCAGGTGGGGGGAGGCACTTAGGCTCTTACGCCCGCCATAGTAAATTACTAGGTGCTGATGGTGTACCAGTCAGTTGCAATGCAACACTTATCTGTTTCAAACTGCCTCTGAATTCTTACCTAATAGCCAGGGATAACACAATGGTTGTTGGCCATGCGTCCTACTATATGGCATAGCTTTAAATGCACTGTTCTTTCTAATTTCTTGTAGgccatgtgcaaaaaaaaaatatttgcacattttGTGTACCAAGTGGTGTCCAAACCAGTAATGCGTGGTATGAACCATACAAACTTTTCATCCCTTGTCATCACATGGTTTAGAGGTAACATTGCTTGCCTGCCAGGCTGAAACAAGTAGGGTAAAGGACCTGGCAATATGAAGAGTCGGTCAAATGCCAAAGattctgctgtaagatgccatagacagtcattatttatggGCTGCGAAGGGCTTTTGGGGCCTCTGTACCTAAAATTCCAGGCCTTTCTTTGAAGCTCAGTTTGAACCTGTTTAAGACATCAACTGCATGGGCCTAAGTCTGGGTAAATATATTGACAGCTAAAAGCATTAGACTCTAAGCTTATTTGCTTTCAGTCTGGCGTCCCATCCATTGCTTTACCAGCCTAACACTTGTGGAacctattactgtatatatatatatatatatatatatatatatatatatatatatatatatatatatatatatatatatatatatatatatatatatatatatatatatatatatatatatagacaaatacaagattcctctgcactcaactcattatcaatatatttaagacagagacattttgtgcatactgctactgaaaaatgccttaccctttaaacaaaacagggattgtttgtccatatattgcaatatatttaagctggccaactacgtcaaagtcatcccatatctggccagtcctatgctcaattttcatctgattcattaagaattctatggtttaattatacattttataaaagggacgaatacgttttacctgcaacttactagctgctttcaaagtaaaactcccaaacttggctgcccttttattagacaccagtgggatcacctgactatagctgggaagggtgggagctacaacatggagctggtcactgctcctgtataactataacaaacaagggaaagttgtgctcaccactaatttttaaaaccattaggcgggagtgcaatgaggctgtgaccacaaaaaacatatagacaaatacaagattcctctgtactcaacccattatcaatatatttaagacagagacattttgtgcatactgctactgaaaaatgccttaccctttaaacaaaacagggattgtttgtttactttgaaaagcagctagtaagttgcaggtaaaacgtattcgtcccttttataaaatgggttgagtgcagaggaatcttgtatttgtctatatgtattttgtggtcacaccctcattgcacccccgcctaatgattttaaaaactagtggtgagcacaactttcccctgtttgttatagttatgtgacagaaatgacatcaaaataCTAATTTAAAGTATTGTACAGACTCTATATAGTTCTTCCAACAGGCATTCCCAAAAGGATATATTGCTGCAATCAAAAGAAAGGCCATGCTCTTGTCAGTGTGTCTGAGTTTTGCCGGCTTGGTGCTCTGTGAGACATCATTAGAAATACAATGTGGATTGACTTTTTCTTGAACTATTAAGAAAAACAAAGAGAAGGCCACAAGCCTCCGCAGCCTCGTCTGACTAGTCCCAATCCACATCAGTCAGGCCAGTTTGCCCCACACATGCTTTCTCTCTGTGACTGACAGGCCCTAATTACTTGACAATCAGGAGTTTCATACTAGCACCTAGCAAGCTGTGTGTAAAACAGTGTAGTGCTAATACTTATGTCCTCTTTGTATTCATTGCCTTTGGAACCACAAGTTATTAGTGAAATATAAAGCTAATGACACCCATTCAAGGCTTCTTGGGCTCGTGAAGCAGATTCGATTAGCATTTCCAGTTTTCtgtcttaaaaaacaaaaaaatcttttaaaaacagTAGTAcggatataggatctgttatccggaaacctgttatctatataactccgaattacggaaaggccgtctcctaaagactccattttatccaaataatccaaatttttaaaattgatttcctttttctctgtaataataaaacagtagcttttacttgatcccaactaagatataattaatccttattggaagcaaaacaagcctattgtggttatttaatgtttacaggagacttgggggcagatttactaaggttcgagtgaattttcgaagttaaaaaagttcgaatttcgaagtaactttttgaatacttcgaccatcgaataggatactacgacttcgaatttacttccacttctattcaaagtaaaaatcgttcgattattcatccattcgataatcgaagaattgtttctttaaaaaaacttcgacttcaatatttcgccaaaaTAAACCtgttgaagtgctatgttagcctatggggaccttctacaaccattttctaagtctttgcacaTCGAATAAAATCCTTTggtcgatcgctaaaaatcgtttgattggcAAATTGCCAAATctgttgaaaaaacttctaattcgatattagacctttgataaatctgtcccttaaggtatgtagatccaaattatggaaagatgcattatccggaataccccaggtcccgaacattctggataacagatttttttcagttcaagccccatTGAAAGTTTTACTGTTGGTTAGGTCCTCCATTAGCtctagctcataacaagattaatATAGAGAAAACATTGGAGTAGCCTTCATTTAGCCATAGTGTATAAgtgacagaaaatacattttcacccaAAATCTCAGCATGCTTGCCCTTCTAGTTTGGCTTTCaggagtatctaggagagcaaataatcTCTTCCTAAATCACCTTCAGGCTGGGTCTCCCCAGACTCTTCAATGCAATGTCCACACTACCCCCAGGAGGACCAGCTCAGCAGTTTGCTAAGGGTTTACATTGTATTAAAGAATGGAGCTCCTGTACCAGTTTTTCAAGTGCTTTGTGTTATTCACCCCAATCTCATGCCATAGGTACTTGTAGGGCAGCCAAGCTCTTCTGCTCCCAGCCAATCTGCTGAAGACTAGGGAGGACTAGGGTTTTACTGTGCACAAACCATTCAACTCGTGCTTTTGGAACTCTTTAACTTTGAGGGTTCTACAGCTAAAAGCAACCCATAGGAAGCTGCtatataaatgtacaggtatgggacctgttatccagaatgcttaggacctggagttttccagataagggatctataatttggatctccataccttaagtctactaaaaaaataatttaaacattgattaagcccgaaaggattttttttgccaaCAATAAGGATCatttatagtgatgagcgaatctgtcccatttcgattcgtggaaaaatttatgaaattgcGGGAAAAAATATGCGAAACGCCGAAAAATGggcaaaactcattgaagtcaaagggtgtttttaTGTGCAACTTTTTTATGCGTGCAGCAATTTTtcttactcaaaatgcattaaagtcaatgggtgttttttcttatggaaacttttttgtcctaatacattaaagtcaatgggtgatttTCTAATGGAGACGtttttgtccaaacgcattaaagtcaatgggcattattttcttatgggcgttttttctctgcaaattttttcatggaaaaatttgcacatgATTTAAATTCGGAATTTCACCGCGagtccatggctggcgaataaatttgctcatcactaattatttatatcttaattgggctcaagtgcaaggtactgttttattactacagaaaaaaaggaaattatttttcaaaattagaatattttattaaaatggagatggccttccgtaatttggaactttctggataatagataacggatcccatacctgtttatgaaAAAATCAAGGGAAGCTCAAATCCCCCTTGTTTGCACATCATCCTGTGTGTGGGAAACTATTACCCCATCCCCTCAGACATTACCCTGTCCTACAGACTTGCAAATGTCCTCTTAATACTCACTTCTTTCATGAAGCTTACACACCAACCTTTGTGATGcacaggtcaggaaaaactcaacccgcacccaaccctaacctgcaaaatgttgccattgtaggacctgcacccaacctgtaCCTGCGTTTTCTCACCCTCCATTCTACGtctggttccaagacagagaATCTTCGCAGCAGTGGAGGGGTGGACTTTCCCAGTCTGACCagaacccaaccctaacccgcaatggttggccaaatttcaactcaAATTCGCCCAGCTTGTGGTCAACTCAAAGGTCACCACAGGTTCGGATAAACCCTCACATTACTAACAAACCTGTTCATTTTTAGCACCCCCACATTTTGCCCATTCCCAAAATAACACACTGGCTTTCTCACATCCTGCTGAACCATTATACCTTAACTATTTCTAACATTAATATTTCGTCAACATTCCCCACTGTGCCCCTGTATATTTTCCCTTCCATAGAGAGAAATGACCCACCGGCTGACCCAGAAGTACAGAAGGTCAAGTGGGCCTTGATTGGCACAaagttttattacaggtatgcaaAAACATCATCTTCCCAAAGGACTGGGTCTGACTGGTGGGGCTAGCAATTTGCCTCTGGAGGCCATGCCATTATATGAACACAAAACTGCTCAGTTAATGGGTTCATTTAATACTTTTCAATAGTGTCCATCAGTGGTTTAACTAGATTAtactggccccacagcaaatgaattttaaggcccccaacatatgcagaggttgacctgtattaccaatatatgttgaaatttctcattaattagggactcatgggcccctatacctcctggtccccccctgcagccgcagcgtctgcttcctctgtagttacacccctggtgtcTCTGATATCCCCTATATACAGGTACCACACAGGTACCACATATAGATTTTGTTCCTGGATGTTTCACAACCAACACATTGAGAAAATATCTCACGGCTCAATAACACATGCAACAGAATGACATCCTGAGAATAAAGTGAAAGGATTTGTTCCATGTTTTGTGTTAATGCTCTTTAATTGCTCATGGGAAATAAATCGGGTGAGGACAAACCACTTCTTCCTCCCAGTGCAGTTTATGCAGTTGGATTTTAGAGGGAGGAAGGCACTTTTACTAACACAATGTACTTCCATCTCACGGCACCTCTTTAGGAATCAGGAAGCTTTTCTAAACACTTGTTTTACAGGGATACTCGCCCTTTAGCTTGTTCCTAGGATGTGCAGAACAAGAATATCTGTTATCAGGTGGGCAAGTGAAAGCAAAATATCATTTAGCTGTTGATACTCAGCTGCTGAGAGTAGTTTGGGCAGCAGGTAGTTTCACTTGATACCAAGGATGACCAACTGTTTGCCCAATATCTGGCTTAGTCGTGACTCGTGAAGAACAGCTTGTATCTCACTGGCCTGCGACAGGTAGAAGCATAatctttatattaaacaataaggCTTAAAAG
Above is a genomic segment from Xenopus laevis strain J_2021 chromosome 3L, Xenopus_laevis_v10.1, whole genome shotgun sequence containing:
- the nodal1.L gene encoding nodal homolog precursor; the protein is MAFLTAVLYLGFACISQGLPTWPDRVESRNPLFGSRVALNLPSLLDGNRHHRDMRYPLYMMQLYQNLVTGNDTGLANRPNTATKEYDTVLSLFAKKCTESENRWTLSFDMSAVSRSNELKLAELRILLPHTEPSHNITMDMYHSRDGEDNLYLGSFNANPPSTKGSPWKVFNVTKILQPYFKERRDIDSEHLKAKERAERGSGMSNAEFIDAPGPSQQYNPHQTSVPTYLNTKGVMLVLFTKVKSSANHIGFPSLIKTAESSKYVDIEKASRVPGIRRHRRNRNENHHLSIGSIPSRHVENGKPLCRRVDMIVDFEDIGWSSWIVYPKKYNAYRCEGACPIPLNETFKPTNHAYMKSVVKLYQPERVECPLCVPVKMSPLSMLYYEGDEVVLRHHQEMIVEECGCS